The genome window TGGGGATGATCGTGTTGTCGGCGGTTTTCGCGCCCTTGTTATCCCCTTATCCTCCCGGATTGCAGCTTCCCGACGGGCTGGATGCTGATGGAGCCCCGCTACCGCCCTGCTGGCGCTTTCCGCTGGGGACTGATCTGCTGGGGCGGGATGTGCTGTCCCGGCTGTTATGGGGCGGACGGGATGCGCTGCTGATCGGTGGGGTGGCCAATACCGTTGCCGTCATGACCGGAACCCTCATCGGGGTGTGTGCCGCCATGGCGACAGGACGGGTGGGGGGCTGGATCGGGGCCGGGCTGATGCGGCTGACCGATCTGCTGGCCTCGATCCCCGTGCTGCTGCTGGCGGTGACAGTTTCGGCGGTGCTGCGCCCATCCATCTGGGTGGTGATGCTGGTGGTGGCGCTGGCAGGATGGGCGCCGGTCGCAAGGGTGATTTATGTTGAAACTTCCGGCCTGTCCGCACGCCTGCATGTGCGGGCGGCCCGTGCTTTGGGGGTGGGCTGGGGGAGGATCGTGCTGCGGCATATCCTGCCGCTGCTCGGGCCGGTGATTGTGGTCTGGGGTACGTTGGGGATAGCAGGCTCTGTGCTGCTGGAAGCGACATTGTCCTATCTCGGGGCGGGCGTGCAGCCGCCTGAAGCATCCTGGGGCAGCATCATCAATGAAAATCAGGCCTATCTGCTGATTGCGCCATGGCTGGTCTTTGCGCCGGGCGGAGCGATCCTGCTGCTGGCGGCAGGGGCGAATTTGACCGGCTCCGCGCTGAAGCGCCGCTGGATGCCGGGTGTGACGGAGCAGGATACCCTGTGAGCCTGTTTATCCTCCGGCGGCTGATACAGGCTGCATTGACCTTGCTGGGAGTGGCCGTGCTGGCCTTCCTGCTGATCCATATGATGCCGGCGGATCAGGCGCGCAGTGTGGCCGGACGCTCGGCAACGCTGGAGCAGGTGGCGCGCATCCGTCACGCCATGGGGCTGGACCGGTCCCTGATTGCGCAATTCTGCGGCTGGATCGGCGGGTTGGTACAGGGCGATCTGGGGCAGTCCCTGGTGCAGCGTGTCCCGGTGGCGCTGCTGATCGGGGAGCGTCTGCCGGCCACTCTTTTCCTGCTGGTGGGGGCTGTGTTGGCGGAGATTGCGATCGGCCTTCCTGCCGGTCTGCTGGCGGCCCGTGCTCCGGGCGGATGGCTGGACCGGATGGTGATGGGGGGATCGGTGATCGGTGTTTCCCTGCCGCCTTTCGTGGTGGCGCTGGGGATGTTGATGCTGTTCTCGGTCTGGCTCGGCTGGTTTCCGATCGGAGGATATGGGGGTGTACGGCACTGGGTGCTGCCTTCTGTCACGCTCGGCTTGCTGGGGGCGGGCTGGTATGCCCGGATGATCCGGGCCGCTGCGCAGCACGTGGTAGCAGCTGATTACATCCGCACGGCCCGTGCCAAGGGGGCCGGAGAAACCAGGATCATGATCCATCATGTGCTGCGAAATGCCGCTTTGCCGGTGCTGGCGCTGGCGGGAACCGATATTGCAGGATTCCTGTCCGGGGCGGTGGTGGTGGAAAGCGTGTTTGGCTGGCCGGGCATGGGGCAACTGGTGTGGCAGGCGATCCCGCTGCTGGATGTTCCGGTGATTCTGGGGGTGACGATGGTGGCGGCGGCTGGAGTGGTGCTGACCAGCCTGGTGGTCGATCTGCTGGCCCCGTTGATTGATCCGCGCATGGGGCTGCCGCGATGATGCTGACCCGCCGCGCCTGTCTGTCTGTCACCGGTCTGGCCGGTGCTGCCGCTGTGGTCGGGCCGGACCGGTCATATGCAGAGTCTTCTCCCCGGCGCGGGGGGACGCTCACCATCGCGTTTCGGGATGATATTGCCACGCTGGATC of Granulibacter bethesdensis contains these proteins:
- a CDS encoding ABC transporter permease produces the protein MSSRRPGCLDKTGWIGLILLGMIVLSAVFAPLLSPYPPGLQLPDGLDADGAPLPPCWRFPLGTDLLGRDVLSRLLWGGRDALLIGGVANTVAVMTGTLIGVCAAMATGRVGGWIGAGLMRLTDLLASIPVLLLAVTVSAVLRPSIWVVMLVVALAGWAPVARVIYVETSGLSARLHVRAARALGVGWGRIVLRHILPLLGPVIVVWGTLGIAGSVLLEATLSYLGAGVQPPEASWGSIINENQAYLLIAPWLVFAPGGAILLLAAGANLTGSALKRRWMPGVTEQDTL
- a CDS encoding ABC transporter permease, producing MSLFILRRLIQAALTLLGVAVLAFLLIHMMPADQARSVAGRSATLEQVARIRHAMGLDRSLIAQFCGWIGGLVQGDLGQSLVQRVPVALLIGERLPATLFLLVGAVLAEIAIGLPAGLLAARAPGGWLDRMVMGGSVIGVSLPPFVVALGMLMLFSVWLGWFPIGGYGGVRHWVLPSVTLGLLGAGWYARMIRAAAQHVVAADYIRTARAKGAGETRIMIHHVLRNAALPVLALAGTDIAGFLSGAVVVESVFGWPGMGQLVWQAIPLLDVPVILGVTMVAAAGVVLTSLVVDLLAPLIDPRMGLPR